The nucleotide window ACTTCATCAAGCGTTGATCcgtaatataaataatatagtTACATTGTGacacaaaaaataattacaaattaTGCGTTATAATATactatttaacaaaaataattattattttactaATTTACCCTTACTGATAATTCATCGAACATAGACTTCTTCAGGTCCTCGGGCAAATTGTTCCAAGACGCCCGCTCCATAAAACAGTTGTTCCGCACTAGTACCCGAATGCTGTGCATAAGCTTCGCATTTGTCGTCATATTCAATCCCCTCATATCATCATAAATGATTCGCTTACGTTGTGCACTTTCGTCCTTTTGAGCCCGCACCGATCtctgggtttttttatttgcagtaTCTGtggaaacaaaacataaatttcaaaatcaaaGTAAGTGATTCACCCAAAATTGtttttccaaaaatataaaaattacatccacaaaaatttaattattacCCTTCCCAAATCCTTCTCCCTTACATTGCTTAGTTATGAGAGCAACGGAATCGGCCATTTcaccaaaataaaaacaagacCTTAGGATATTTTTTTTGGGGGAGGGGGGTTGAGGATAAAGAAAACGGGAGGAAATTTAGGGTTGTGGGAAAACCAATGTGAGAAAAAGTTAAAGTGAAACTATACTTTTAAATAACCTGTACGACCTTGCGAGATGAAAATTTGACCGCAAAACATGGTCCCAAAAACCATGCGCAACGAAACCTTTGTCACATAAAGTACATAGTAAATACAACGAGTTCAATGTGCACTAACCACTTTAGAGCCCTTCACCTGATAAAATTTCTCGCGTAATGTTTACGCAGGAAATTCTTCGTCATGTGACTATTTGGTGCCAAAAAACTCCTTACCCGCATTTACTTGAAGGCCTTTGCATGATGAATGTTTTTATTCATTGAGAAAAGGTACCTTGCGTGGCAAAAATCCTTCGTCTCGCATATTTTTCCACATTTGACTGACATATTATTGTTTTCATCACTCAAATGCACTTTAGGTGACAAAAGTTTTCCACATTGGACTGTCGTAGGGCAAGATTTTAGTGCCAACAAAAAATTTGGCGCGCAAGTCATTGTGGCTTGCGAGACGAAACAATGATTCGCTGGCTAAGTTCAATTTGCCCGACGGACAATTTCATTTACTAATGGTTTCGTTGGTTTTAACAAAGGACCACGCCGATGTGTTAAAAAACGAGCAGAAACACATTTGCTCGACGATTGAGTGAAGGTGCCCATCGGGCAAACACTACTTCACCAATTAGGTCTATGCATTCTTTTTTATTCCCATTCTCCTTTCCATCTCCCCTCGGCGGCTGTTGTTTCTCcctacatctctctctctctctctctctctttctctctctctctctctctctctctcttatacaCAAACACCCTACACTCTCCTCCATCTCTTCCTCTCCCAATTGATTGAAgattagtttatttttatttgttgattaattttCTCTTCAAATGTGTGATTAATTAATTTAGTATCTATTAAAAAGGAATCATGCAAGGAGCCTAACGAGGAAGGACGCTCTACTTACCATTTGatgtataatataatataatatattatattatattatattatattatattttgttcttgagtAGTCTTCGAGGAGACTTAAATCTAGTTAAACTTGAATGATATCTTAAGACTATTGGTGATTCATTTTCACCAAATGGTCATCATATATATCGTATAGCTAGCTACGACCATAGGTTTATTGCAGGTACTAATATTTCCAGTAAAATCTAGATTCGTTAATAGACCCTAGTCATTGATCAGGTAAATGCCACTTCACCTGCTTGCTATACACTTGAATTACTTTGAGTGTGAATGGAATTTACATTCTTTGATATGACAAGCGATGTGGTATAAACTTGATTACTGTTATGGTAGTGTTATatgttttatagttttgactatatatatgatttcaaaACGAGGGTTATTATATTCAAATGATTTTAACTAGATAAACTTGATCCACTCACACTTTATTTTATCGACCCCTCAGGACATAGTGAGAACAAGGATAACCCAGGAAGTGAAGAGTAGGCTTGGCAGTGAGACCTTCACCTTCGTATTTTGGTGATGAGTCCCTTACTACAGTTTATTCTAGTATATAATAATTGCATGATTGTACACTTGATTATGTATGACACTACATTGTTTTGTGTTAACTGTTGTGTGAGGCTACTATCAGCTTTGGTGTAATGTGATAAGGATGAGATTACATCCCCGAACATGTGTCCCCAAGTGGGGAGGTTGATGAGGTTTGCTTAGTAGACTGTTTTGATTATTAATAAAGAACAGTTTGGTTCAATTTCATTCACATCATAATTATCTTACGATGGCTTTCATCACTAAGTCGGCTTGTGACGTCATCTTATGATGGGTTCATGTGGTCAATTTAGTGGCGGACAACATATTACGGCCTTGTAACTTGTGTTATTGGGGTTAGAGTGTGTCACTGAATTTTCATGCCTAGCGCGTGGACAACAcaaagggtaatgttagggagaccaaatttggagactaaatttataaactaaatgatgtgtcaccaataagaataaacacgtttatcaatgtataagtaataaaccaatcatcaacttttatgtcctttagttttcaaaactttgtctataaatttagtcttcctgGCCTTACTCCAACACAAATAAAGTGACATAGAGCACAGGTGGCCGTCGAGCATCATACATGGagcaacctgctctgataccatatagaaATATGATTCCCTGATTGTgtgatacaatatatatatatagggtttgACAAAACCCATACGAGACGAATTCCTAAAATAATTACTCTAaaaatttactttcttgcaattACGGAGAAGATTCTAAATTAACTAAATGTTCTAACAAGAACAAACAATTATATATTAAACACATCTACCAAACATATCGATAGAACATCTTGTtacttaacaaagaaaataagatGTCTGAGACTCTGAACTTTTCCAAAAGGTGAGAGTGAGCACAGAACTTGTGTGCTCGATCGATCTTGATGATGAAGATTTTGTGTCCACTAGAAAATGTTAGAAGGGACGCTAGGATCAGAGAGAAGAATAAAAGGAGAGTCGATAAGCGAAGGTGAGGGTTTACGGGTAAGTCAATGGATGTCTAGGTAGACTGGGGTTTTCATGTGCTATGTTTAGTGATTTTTATAGAAGGATAATGCTAGGTAGCAaacttttaaaccaaattttgcaaaccaaatgatgtatcGTCAATAGGAgttaagcatgttaatcaacacgTAAGTAATAATCCAACCATAAACAACCgtatcatttggtttacaaaatttggtttgaaaattGGGTTCCTTGGGATTATTCTTCTTTAAAGTATAGAATTTAATATAATGGCTGGAGCGATTGCTCGAGATCTATGTCTCACTAAAGATGAAAACCAAAAGTTTTCACAATTTTCAACTTCACtacataccaaacaagtttttgggttttaatgaaaattattCTTATAGATGTAAGTACAGTTGCATATAACTGAAATATATGAGATAAAGGAATTGATCATCATCATAAAGTGCATTAAACATTGATTAAGCATTGCCCTTCTATTCCTAATGGATTTGAGCCTTGTTGTCGTCACCCAAACCATGATCAACTTGGTTAGTCTTGTTAAGCATGGCATTGGCTTCTCTCCACTTGTGGTATTTACCAAACAAGACCTCCATATCTTCAAGGGATCGACCCTGCGTTTCTGGATACAACGTATAAAAGAAGACCCAACTAAGCGCAGCAATTCCCGCGTAAAGAAAGAAAGCCCCACCAATCGTGATGGCCTTATACAATGAAATAAAAGTCATGGAGATGACCCCGCTCGTCACCCTGTTTACGGCCACCCCCATACTGCACCCTTGCGCGCGCAACTGCAACGGAAAGATCTCAGAGCTGTAGACCCACGTGATGGGTCCCAACCCGATGGAGAAAAAAGCGACGATGAATAGTACCATAGCGATGCACAACCCGACGGCCCACGGGACCTTGCTGTGGGATTGATCAACGACCGTAAGACCCACACCGAGCAGTGTAAAAGAAACTACCATTCCACCCACGCTGCTCAAAAGCAAAATACGACGTCCGAACCGATCAACTTGAAATGTTGCCACCAAGATTGCAATGGTCTTGACAAATCCAACAGCCACAGTTGCAAGTAGCTTGTCATTGTAAGAAGTGATTCCCGCCTTCTCGAAGATCCTAGGGCTGTACAAAACCACAGAGTCTGTACCCGACAATTGTTGAAAGAAGTGGATACCAAGGGCTGCTATTAAAATGTGGCGAACGGCCGGCGTGGGGCGGAGGAGCAATTCCTTCCATATACCTTCACCTTGGCTGCGTTTAGAAACCTGAACGACCTCATCCTTTGAGTCTTTGGGGATTCCTGCAGCTTCTTTAATCTCGTCTAGTCTGAGCTGTGATTCCTCTTCAGAAGATGATGTTTTATTTAGTACTCGCTTGGCGTCTCCGAGTCTCCCTTGCATGACGAGCCAACGTGGTGACTCAGGCATGGCTAAAACGCCGAGGGCTAGAAAAAC belongs to Malus sylvestris chromosome 17, drMalSylv7.2, whole genome shotgun sequence and includes:
- the LOC126610858 gene encoding putative polyol transporter 1: MEMADQRAENNVVSGQPQNSIADFDPPKKPKTKKFAVACAVLASMTSILLGYDIGVMSGASLFIKENLNISDVQVEVLNGTLNIYSLIGSALAGKTSDWIGRRYTIVLAGTIFFIGALLMGFAPNYAFLMFGRFIAGVGVGYALMIAPVYTAEISPASFRGFLTSFPEVFVNVGILLGYVSNFALAKLPIHLNWRIMLGIGVIPSVFLALGVLAMPESPRWLVMQGRLGDAKRVLNKTSSSEEESQLRLDEIKEAAGIPKDSKDEVVQVSKRSQGEGIWKELLLRPTPAVRHILIAALGIHFFQQLSGTDSVVLYSPRIFEKAGITSYNDKLLATVAVGFVKTIAILVATFQVDRFGRRILLLSSVGGMVVSFTLLGVGLTVVDQSHSKVPWAVGLCIAMVLFIVAFFSIGLGPITWVYSSEIFPLQLRAQGCSMGVAVNRVTSGVISMTFISLYKAITIGGAFFLYAGIAALSWVFFYTLYPETQGRSLEDMEVLFGKYHKWREANAMLNKTNQVDHGLGDDNKAQIH